One Triticum dicoccoides isolate Atlit2015 ecotype Zavitan chromosome 5B, WEW_v2.0, whole genome shotgun sequence genomic window carries:
- the LOC119307403 gene encoding protein LOL2-like, which produces MQSQIVCHGCRSVLLYPRGAPSVCCAVCHAVTNAPPPGMEMAQLICVGCRTLLMYTRNATTVRCSCCDTVNLARPAPPVNSIAHVNCGQCQTVLMYPYGASSVKCAICNFITNIGMNTVRPLPPTMHAPNGISYSVPSTSAPSAQSQNVTVVVENPMTVDDKGKLVSNVVVGVTSGGKK; this is translated from the exons ATGCAGAGCCAGATCGTGTGCCATGGGTGCAGGAGCGTTCTACTCTATCCCAGAGGGGCCCCGAGCGTGTGCTGCGCCGTGTGCCATGCCGTCACCAACGCGCCGCCTCCAG GAATGGAGATGGCTCAGCTTATATGCGTCGGCTGTCGAACTTTATTGATGTATACTCGCAATGCAACTACTGTCAGATGCTCATGTTGTGATACAGTCAACCTTGCCAGACCAGCACCGCCAG TGAATAGTATAGCTCATGTGAACTGTGGCCAGTGCCAAACGGTGTTAATGTATCCATATGGAGCATCTTCGGTCAAATGTGCTATCTGCAATTTTATTACAAACATTGGA ATGAACACCGTGAGACCTTTGCCACCTACAATGCATGCACCAAACGGAATTTCTTATAGTGTCCCATCGACTTCTGCG CCATCCGCTCAATCGCAGAATGTAACGGTGGTCGTCGAAAACCCAATGACAGTAGATGACAAGGGGAAATTG GTGAGCAACGTCGTAGTCGGGGTTACATCCGGCGGGAAAAAGTAG
- the LOC119307404 gene encoding NAC domain-containing protein 21/22-like isoform X1, protein MSMSFLSMVETELPPGFRFHPRDDELICDYLAPKVTGKVGFSGRRPPMVDVDLNKVEPWDLPVTASVGGKEWYFYSLKDRKYATGQRTNRATVSGYWKATGKDRVVARRGALVGMRKTLVFYQGRAPKGRKTEWVMHEYRLEGAHEQASKQEDWVLCRVICKKKSGVGATPRPRNLTNIVHGTSTDTSSPPLPPLMDTTLAQLQATMNTSSAAAAAAALEQVPCFSSFSNNSASNSSYLPMVTGNSNGMSYLDHGLPDFGSYLDPAMNCDKKVLKAVLSQLSSMGGEVVPSMSPQMAAAVSSTWNHF, encoded by the exons atgtcgaTGAGCTTCCTGAGCATGGTGGAGACGGAGCTGCCGCCGGGGTTCCGGTTCCACCCGAGAGACGACGAGCTCATCTGCGACTACCTCGCGCCCAAGGTCACCGGCAAGGTCGGCTTCTCTGGCCGCCGCCCGCCCATGGTCGACGTCGACCTCAACAAGgtcgagccatgggacctccctg TGACTGCATCGGTGGGCGGCAAGGAATGGTATTTCTATAGCCTAAAGGATCGGAAATACGCGACGGGGCAGCGCACGAACCGAGCTACTGTGTCGGGATACTGGAAGGCGACCGGGAAGGATAGGGTGGTGGCACGACGAGGCGCCCTAGTGGGGATGAGGAAGACATTGGTGTTCTACCAAGGGAGGGCCCCTAAAGGGAGGAAGACTGAGTGGGTGATGCATGAATACAGGTTGGAGGGTGCACATGAGCAAGCTTCCAAG CAGGAGGACTGGGTCCTGTGCAGAGTCATCTGCAAGAAGAAATCAGGAGTTGGTGCCACCCCCAGGCCAAGGAACCTCACCAACATTGTCCATGGCACATCCACAGACACCTCCTCACCGCCACTGCCACCTCTCATGGACACCACCCTAGCACAGCTCCAGGCCACCATGAACACCtcctcagccgccgccgccgccgcagcactTGAGCAAGTGCCCTGCTTCTCCAGCTTCAGTAATAACAGTGCCAGCAACAGCAGCTACCTCCCCATGGTGACAGGCAACAGTAATGGCATGAGCTACCTGGACCATGGCCTGCCTGACTTTGGGAGCTACCTAGACCCCGCCATGAACTGTGACAAGAAGGTCCTTAAGGCAGTGCTGAGCCAGCTGAGCTCCATGGGTGGTGAGGTGGTACCGAGCATGTCTCCTCAGATGGCTGCTGCAGTGAGCTCTACTTGGAACCACTTCTAG
- the LOC119307404 gene encoding NAC domain-containing protein 21/22-like isoform X2, with protein sequence MSMSFLSMVETELPPGFRFHPRDDELICDYLAPKVTGKVGFSGRRPPMVDVDLNKVEPWDLPVTASVGGKEWYFYSLKDRKYATGQRTNRATVSGYWKATGKDRVVARRGALVGMRKTLVFYQGRAPKGRKTEWVMHEYRLEGAHEQASKEDWVLCRVICKKKSGVGATPRPRNLTNIVHGTSTDTSSPPLPPLMDTTLAQLQATMNTSSAAAAAAALEQVPCFSSFSNNSASNSSYLPMVTGNSNGMSYLDHGLPDFGSYLDPAMNCDKKVLKAVLSQLSSMGGEVVPSMSPQMAAAVSSTWNHF encoded by the exons atgtcgaTGAGCTTCCTGAGCATGGTGGAGACGGAGCTGCCGCCGGGGTTCCGGTTCCACCCGAGAGACGACGAGCTCATCTGCGACTACCTCGCGCCCAAGGTCACCGGCAAGGTCGGCTTCTCTGGCCGCCGCCCGCCCATGGTCGACGTCGACCTCAACAAGgtcgagccatgggacctccctg TGACTGCATCGGTGGGCGGCAAGGAATGGTATTTCTATAGCCTAAAGGATCGGAAATACGCGACGGGGCAGCGCACGAACCGAGCTACTGTGTCGGGATACTGGAAGGCGACCGGGAAGGATAGGGTGGTGGCACGACGAGGCGCCCTAGTGGGGATGAGGAAGACATTGGTGTTCTACCAAGGGAGGGCCCCTAAAGGGAGGAAGACTGAGTGGGTGATGCATGAATACAGGTTGGAGGGTGCACATGAGCAAGCTTCCAAG GAGGACTGGGTCCTGTGCAGAGTCATCTGCAAGAAGAAATCAGGAGTTGGTGCCACCCCCAGGCCAAGGAACCTCACCAACATTGTCCATGGCACATCCACAGACACCTCCTCACCGCCACTGCCACCTCTCATGGACACCACCCTAGCACAGCTCCAGGCCACCATGAACACCtcctcagccgccgccgccgccgcagcactTGAGCAAGTGCCCTGCTTCTCCAGCTTCAGTAATAACAGTGCCAGCAACAGCAGCTACCTCCCCATGGTGACAGGCAACAGTAATGGCATGAGCTACCTGGACCATGGCCTGCCTGACTTTGGGAGCTACCTAGACCCCGCCATGAACTGTGACAAGAAGGTCCTTAAGGCAGTGCTGAGCCAGCTGAGCTCCATGGGTGGTGAGGTGGTACCGAGCATGTCTCCTCAGATGGCTGCTGCAGTGAGCTCTACTTGGAACCACTTCTAG
- the LOC119305188 gene encoding CASP-like protein 1B2 codes for MDLEHGKKPPAIAAAELCSLKDKLVGLRPVLLRAAAVLATAVAAVVMGLNRQSYTAVVAIVGTRPLRQAFTAKFSDTPAFVYFVIANSIASLYNLVVLLLRRCIVQGRAQHLVVHRMDMVIMVLLATGAATAASMAELGKNGNLHTRWNPICNKFGSFCNRGGVSLVFSFVGVALMLAMNLLSAAANSPRAVVAGQ; via the exons ATGGACCTCGAGCATGGCAAGAAGCCCCCTGCCATCGCCGCTGCGGAGCTGTGCTCGCTCAAGGACAAGCTCGTCGGCCTGCGCCCGGTCCTGCTGCGAGCGGCGGCGGTCCTGGCgacggcggtggccgcggtggtcatGGGGCTCAACAGGCAGTCCTACACTGCCGTGGTGGCCATTGTGGGCACCAGGCCGCTCAGACAGGCCTTCACTGCCAAGTTCAGCGACACGCCTGCGTTTGT GTACTTTGTCATAGCCAATAGCATTGCCAGTCTGTATAACCTGGTGGTGCTGCTCCTCAGAAGGTGTATTGTCCAGGGAAGGGCCCAGCATTTGGTAGTGCATAGGATGGACATG GTAATCATGGTTCTATTGGCCACCGGTGCTGCGACAGCGGCTTCGATGGCCGAGTTAGGCAAGAATGGTAACTTGCACACGCGTTGGAACCCGATATGCAACAAATTTGGTTCCTTCTGCAACCGTGGAGGCGTATCTCTCGTGTTCTCGTTTGTCGGCGTTGCGCTCATGCTAGCCATGAACTTGCTCTCAGCTGCAGCCAACTCTCCCCGTGCCGTCGTCGCAGGCCAATGA